The Nocardioides sp. cx-173 genome segment GAGGTGATGGCGGTGGTCAAGCGCGCCGTCGACGTCGTCGCCGAGGTGTCCCCGCGCGTGGGCCTGGTGCTCAAAGCCGACATCCGACCGGGCTGGACCGGGCAGCTCACCGCGAAGGTGGAGCGCATCGAGAAGGCGCTCGAGGGCTGATGTCGGTACCCACGCCGCCAGGCCCGCCGCCGTACGAGCCGCCGTTCGCGCCACCCCCGTCTGCACCGCAGCCGTCTGCACCGCAGCCGTCTGCACCGCCGCCGTACGTCCCGACCGCGGGGGCGCCCGCCGGGCCGCCCCCTCCGCCGCCCTGGTCGCCCCAGGCGGCCCCGCCGCCGCCGTCGGGCCGCCGTTCTCGGACGCTGCCGCTCGTGCTGGCGGGCGTCGGTGCGGTGCTGGTCGTCGGCCTCGCGGTGCTGGTGCCGGTCCTGCTCTCGCAGGACGACGACAGCACGTCCTCGCAGGGCAGGGACGGCGGCGGTGACACCACGCTGGACGCCGTGGAGGAGTACTCGGACCTGGAGACCTCGCACACCGAGGACCCGGTGGACTACGAGCAGTCGCCGCCGGTCGGCGGCCCGCACGCCCCGGTGTGGCTGGACTGCGGCGTCTACGACGAGCCGGTGAGCGAGGAGCACGTCGTGCACGACCTCGAGCACGGCACGGTGTGGATCACCTACGAGCCCGGCCTCGACGAGGAGTCGGTGGCGGCCCTGGAGGCGGTGCTCCCGGACAACGGCATCCTCTCGCCGTACGACGGTCTCGAGGCGCCGGTGGTGGTGACGGTGTGGGA includes the following:
- a CDS encoding thiamine-binding protein; translated protein: MIVAFSISPSAGDETGGVSEAVAAAVRVVRESGLPHETNAMFTNIEGEWDEVMAVVKRAVDVVAEVSPRVGLVLKADIRPGWTGQLTAKVERIEKALEG
- a CDS encoding DUF3105 domain-containing protein; its protein translation is MLAGVGAVLVVGLAVLVPVLLSQDDDSTSSQGRDGGGDTTLDAVEEYSDLETSHTEDPVDYEQSPPVGGPHAPVWLDCGVYDEPVSEEHVVHDLEHGTVWITYEPGLDEESVAALEAVLPDNGILSPYDGLEAPVVVTVWERQLELTGADDPRLEQFIDEFGAGETAPEPFASCAGGLADPSGSPV